From Nicotiana tabacum cultivar K326 chromosome 22, ASM71507v2, whole genome shotgun sequence, one genomic window encodes:
- the LOC107810699 gene encoding feruloyl CoA ortho-hydroxylase F6H1-3-like gives MVAHLSKILSNSKNVFDFVVNEGNGVKGLSDMGIQTLPHQYIQPLEERITTSTVITDDSIPIIDASNWNDPKVAEQICMAAQNWGFFQIINHGVPIEVLDNIKETSHRFFSLPAEEKKMYSKEDSISSNVRYGTSFTPEAEKTLGWRDYLSLVHVSDDEAAEFWPPPCREEALEYLKRCDPVIRKILKVLMGGLNVKTIDEEKEDFLMGSKRINFNYYPKCPNPELSVGVARHSDISTITFLLQDEIGGLYVKKLDSNAWIHVPPINGALVINIGDALQIMSNDKYKSVEHRVIANGSKNRVSVPIFLHPKPTRVIGPLREVLEKGEKPIYKQILYADYTKIFFSKGHDGKDTIECAKI, from the exons ATGGTTGCACACTTGTCCAAAATTCTTTCAAACTCCAAAAATGTCTTCGATTTTGTTGTCAATGAAGGAAATGGAGTTAAGGGTCTTTCTGATATGGGAATTCAAACACTTCCTCATCAATATATTCAACCACTTGAAGAACGAATCACTACAAGCACTGTAATAACCGATGATTCTATCCCTATAATCGATGCCTCTAATTGGAATGATCCAAAGGTGGCTGAGCAGATTTGCATGGCAGCACAAAACTGGGGTTTCTTTCAAATTATCAATCATGGTGTTCCTATTGAAGTTCTTGATAACATAAAGGAGACAAGTCATCGTTTTTTTAGTTTACCAGCTGAGGAAAAGAAGATGTATTCGAAAGAGGATTCGATTTCGAGTAATGTTAGGTATGGAACAAGCTTTACTCCTGAAGCTGAGAAAACTTTAGGATGGAGAGATTACCTTTCTCTTGTTCATGTTTCTGATGATGAAGCTGCTGAGTTTTGGCCTCCTCCCTGCAG GGAAGAAGCACTTGAATACTTGAAGAGGTGTGATCCTGTTATAAGGAAGATTCTGAAGGTGCTAATGGGAGGATTGAATGTGAAAACAATTGATGAAGAGAAAGAGGATTTCTTAATGGGTTCAAAGAGAATAAACTTCAACTACTACCCAAAATGTCCCAACCCTGAGCTTTCTGTCGGGGTAGCACGTCACTCTGATATATCAACAATCACTTTCCTCCTTCAGGATGAAATCGGTGGACTATACGTGAAAAAACTCGATAGTAATGCTTGGATTCACGTCCCTCCTATCAACGGAGCTCTAGTTATTAACATTGGTGACGCGCTTCAAATAATGAGCAATGACAAATACAAGAGCGTTGAACATCGTGTGATTGCTAATGGGAGCAAGAATAGGGTTTCTGTGCCCATTTTCTTGCATCCAAAGCCTACAAGAGTTATTGGTCCTTTGCGAGAAGTGTTAGAGAAAGGGGAGAAACCAATTTACAAGCAAATTTTGTATGCTGATTACACCAAGATTTTCTTCAGCAAAGGTCATGATGGAAAGGACACAATAGAATGTGCAAAGATATAG